One segment of Rhipicephalus sanguineus isolate Rsan-2018 chromosome 6, BIME_Rsan_1.4, whole genome shotgun sequence DNA contains the following:
- the LOC125758830 gene encoding uncharacterized protein LOC125758830: protein MSAAPFLQGMAQLRPQSPFDNPSSWPTRLLQFEDFSFATGLYVAPAEVQVRSMLYCMGPQARVVLASTMLGEADMKDVAAVKKAFTDHFVHPPNELYESARFHRSTQQPGETADAFFTALRTMVKSCNYPSPDVEEWLVRDRFLVGLLDRELSDKLCRNRKMTLHEALTYVRQHEDAGNERRARDSAEASSFAVDAARLRKGKQAPADKTTQQLCPFCGRASHPRADCPARSASCNFCRKSGHFESVCRKKKRVNGKHTWKPLASFIELHAVAGERPNAKFVEVLVDGRPLSFKVDSGAEVSVVPSTFSGVPSKLQDPKSELKGLGNGILPVIGTYVATLSWHGKSTKQLLYVLATKTVPLLGFPAIQALGVCTFVDEVERTSQPTGDFCLDPSLFRGLGTLPEAYTIRLQPSSSFSLSVPRRIPLPLRDVVKTELDKLEAEGVIRRVDTPTDWCAGLVVVPKVSGGYRLCVDLTRLSKVILRERHVLPTVEQCLGLLGEATVFSKLDATSSFHQVKLSPESQELTTFITPFGRYCFLRLPFGITSAPEYFQRQMSRILEGQAGVVNMIDDILVFGKTRSEHDRRLRQVMDQLAKAGVTLNRKKCSFATSSVKFLGVVVSAERISSDPDKVAAIRAMHPPEDVAGVRRLLGLVNHFGRFLPHVSEVTAPIRALLLKNSAWTWGPAQQSAFSELKKLLCSDLCVARYNTTYKTTISADASSYGLGAVLLQEQPSGERVAVAFASRSLTCTERRYSQTEKEALAASWVVERFQEYVRGLKFFLETDHQPLVAAWVPWMLTYCHHGSSGFA, encoded by the exons ATGTCGGCCGCTCCGTTCTTGCAAGGCATGGCCCAGCTGCGTCCACAGTCGCCGTTCGACAACCCCAGCTCGTGGCCGACACggctgctgcagttcgaggacTTCTCGTTCGCTACCGGACTTTACGTCGCTCCGGCAGAGGTACAAGTGCGCTCCATGCTTTACTGTATGGGCCCGCAAGCCAGGGTTGTCCTCGCGTCGACCATGCTAGGCGAGGCGGATATGAAAGACGTCGCCGCCGTGAAGAAGGCTTTCACCGACCACTTCGTGCACCCGCCGAACGAGCTGTACGAGTCAGCGCGGTTCCACCGCAGTACGCAGCAACCAGGTGAAACGGCCGACGCATTTTTTACGGCGCTCCGGACAATGGTCAAGTCCTGCAACTATCCGTCGCCCGACGTCGAAGAGTGGCTCGTCCGAGACCGTTTTCTCGTGGGCTTGCTCGACCGCGAACTCTCGGACAAGCTTTGTCGGAACCGGAAAATGACGCTACACGAAGCGCTGACGTACGTTCGTCAGCACGAAGACGCAGGTAACGAGCGCAGGGCTCGTGACTCGGCAGAGGCATCTTCGTTcgccgtcgacgccgctcgccttCGCAAGGGAAAGCAAGCGCCAGCTGATAAGACAACGCAACAGCTGTGCCCATTCTGCGGACGAGCGTCACACCCTCGCGCCGACTGTCCCGCTCGCAGTGCATCGTGCAACTTTTGTCGCAAGAGTGGCCATTTCGAAAGCGTGTGCCGCAAAAAGAAGCGCGTAAACGGGAAGCACACATGGAAGCCTTTGGCCAGCTTCATCGAGTTACATGCAGTTGCGGGAGAGCGCCCGAACGCGAAGTTCGTCGAGGTACTCGTCGATGGGCGCCCACTTTCCTTCAAGGTGGATTCCGGCGCCGAAGTTTCAGTTGTACCCAGTACGTTTTCCGGCGTCCCATCGAAGCTTCAAGACCCCAAGAGCGAGCTGAAAGGCCTTGGCAACGGCATCCTGCCGGTCATAGGCACTTACGTGGCTACCCTGTCGTGGCACGGAAAGTCAACCAAGCAGCTTCTCTACGTCCTAGCAACCAAAACTGTTCCGCTGCTAGGCTTCCCGGCAATCCAAGCCTTGGGCGTCTGCACGTTTGTCGATGAAGTCGAGAGGACTTCACAGCCCACCGGCGACTTTTGTCTCGATCCCAGTCTCTTCCGAGGACTTGGGACGCTCCCAGAAGCCTACACTATCAGGCTGCAAC catcttcttctttctcGTTGAGCGTACCCCGGCGCATTCCACTCCCTCTCCGCGACGTCGTCAAGACTGAACTAGACAAGCTAGAAGCGGAGGGCGTGATTCGTCGAGTGGACACACCCACTGACTGGTGTGCTGGGCTGGTTGTCGTCCCCAAGGTCTCGGGGGGCTATCGGCTGTGCGTGGACTTGACTCGCCTCAGTAAGGTGATTCTTCGAGAGCGTCACGTGCTTCCTACAGTGGAGCAATGCCTCGGATTGCTCGGAGAGGCTACAGTTTTCTCCAAGTTAGACGCCACGTCAAGCTTCCACCAGGTCAAGCTGTCCCCTGAGTCCCAAGAATTGACCACATTTATAACCCCGTTTGGACGCTATTGTTTTCTCCGGCTGCCGTTTGGGATCACGTCTGCACCGGAATACTTCCAGCGGCAGATGTCCCGGATCCTCGAAGGCCAGGCGGGTGTGGTGAACATGAttgacgacatcctcgtctttgGGAAGACACGCTCCGAGCATGACCGCCGTCTCCGACAAGTCATGGACCAGCTAGCAAAGGCAGGAGTCACACTCAACCGCAAGAAATGCTCGTTTGCGACTTCGAGTGTCAAGTTCCTTGGCGTCGTAGTCAGCGCGGAAAGAATTTCTTCAGACCCAGACAAGGTTGCAGCGATCCGAGCCATGCATCCACCCGAAGATGTCGCAGGGGTTCGTCGCCTGCTAGGCCTCGTGAACCACTTCGGACGCTTCTTACCGCATGTTTCGGAGGTGACTGCGCCGATCCGAGCACTGCTGCTCAAGAACTCTGCCTGGACCTGGGGCCCGGCGCAGCAGTCTGCCTTCTCCGAACTGAAGAAGCTACTGTGCTCAGACCTCTGCGTGGCTCGCTACAACACCACATACAAGACCACAATCTCAGCTGACGCCAGCTCCTATGGTCTCGGGGCAGTACTTCTCCAAGAACAGCCGTCCGGTGAGCGTGTAGCCGTCGCCTTCGCATCGCGCTCCCTCACATGCACGGAACGCCGGTACagccaaacagaaaaagaagctttggcggCCAGCTGGGTGGTGGAAAGGTTCCAGGAATACGTCCGTGGACTCAAGTTCTTCCTCGAGACGGACCATCAACCGCTAGTGGCGGCTTGGGTTCCATGGATGTTGACCTACTGCCACCACGGATCCAGCGGTTTCGCTTGA
- the LOC125758831 gene encoding uncharacterized protein K02A2.6-like, with the protein MRFQYQVLYVPEKLLATADTLSRAPLDSPSSTRVNQVELFAQEVVRSFPDIVSSQLEHLRQAQANDGECSLLLQYCANGWPRQSHLPLHVKKYWQYQGDLSVCEGLLLKGSRILVPSALQRHMLELVHDGHEGINRCKGLARESVWWPGLNNQIEKLVSHCHTCAETRVQRSEPMLPSTTPSRPWEEVSIDLFHLNGQDFVLLVDYRSRFPEVISLRSTTALAVINAVKSVFARHEIPRLVRSDNGLSSLRKRSPPSPSPTASATSPAAPIFHRRMGRWNEW; encoded by the coding sequence ATGCGTTTCCAGTACCAAGTACTCTACGTACCGGAGAAGCTGCTGGCAACAGCCGATACGCTCTCGCGCGCACCGCTGGACTCCCCTTCATCCACCCGGGTGAATCAAGTAGAGCTCTTTGCCCAAGAGGTTGTCCGCTCCTTCCCAGACATCGTCTCGTCGCAGCTCGAGCACCTGCGCCAGGCCCAAGCCAACGACGGCGAGTGCAGCCTATTGCTTCAGTACTGCGCCAACGGCTGGCCTCGACAGTCCCACTTGCCTCTCCATGTGAAGAAGTACTGGCAGTACCAAGGAGACCTCAGCGTCTGCGAGGGACTGCTTCTGAAAGGGTCCCGCATCCTCGTGCCGTCTGCCCTTCAGCGCCACATGCTCGAGCTTGTCCATGACGGGCATGAAGGCATCAACCGATGCAAAGGTTTAGCTCGGGAATCGGTCTGGTGGCCGGGCCTCAACAACCAGATAGAAAAACTGGTGTCTCACTGCCACACATGTGCCGAAACGAGGGTGCAGCGCTCGGAGCCCATGCTGCCTTCAACCACTCCAAGTCGGCCCTGGGAAGAGGTCAGCATCGATCTTTTTCATCTCAACGGCCAAGACTTTGTTCTTCTGGTGGATTACCGGTCACGTTTCCCCGAAGTCATCAGTCTACGTTCAACCACAGCACTTGCGGTCATCAATGCCGTCAAGAGCGTTTTCGCACGCCATGAGATTCCGAGACTGGTGCGCAGCGACAACGGTCTCAGTTCGCTGCGAAAGCGTTCTCCGCCTTCGCCAAGTCCTACGGCATCTGCCACGTCACCAGCAGCCCCCATTTTCCACCGTCGAATGGGGAGGTGGAACGAATGGTGA